In a single window of the Nocardioides massiliensis genome:
- the rsgA gene encoding ribosome small subunit-dependent GTPase A produces the protein MSPRFDAHDPESYERPRRRTRPRTKDRPSYDDAVPARVTTVDRGRYTCLLDDGTVVTAMKARPLGRKAVVVGDRVRLVADTTGAEGTLARIALVDERTTVLRRSADDDDPVERVIVSNVDQLVVVAALADPEPRPRLIDRAIVAAYDAGMDPLLCLTKPDLADPETLLEIYRPLDVPWVVTRAGTELSDLRERLAGRTSVLIGHSGVGKSTLVNGLVPGAARSTGHVNAVTGRGRHTSTSAIMLELPGGDGWIVDTPGIRSFGLAHVDAERLIDFFPDLEVHTDACSRGCGHGYDAPECGLDEALAAGDTTPGRVDSFRRLLASRERAEGD, from the coding sequence GTGAGCCCGCGGTTCGACGCCCACGACCCGGAGAGCTACGAGCGCCCGCGTCGCCGTACGCGCCCCCGCACCAAGGACCGGCCCAGCTACGACGACGCCGTGCCGGCGCGGGTGACCACCGTCGACCGCGGCCGCTACACGTGCCTGCTCGACGACGGCACGGTTGTCACCGCGATGAAGGCCCGCCCGTTGGGCCGCAAGGCCGTCGTCGTCGGTGACCGCGTTCGCCTGGTCGCGGACACCACCGGGGCCGAGGGCACACTGGCGCGCATCGCGTTGGTCGACGAGCGCACCACCGTCCTGCGCCGCAGCGCGGACGACGACGACCCCGTTGAGCGGGTGATCGTCTCCAACGTCGACCAGCTGGTGGTCGTCGCGGCCCTCGCCGACCCCGAGCCGCGCCCCCGGCTCATCGACCGCGCGATCGTGGCGGCGTACGACGCAGGGATGGATCCGCTGCTCTGCCTCACCAAGCCGGACCTCGCCGACCCCGAGACGCTGCTGGAGATCTACCGCCCGCTCGACGTGCCGTGGGTGGTGACCCGCGCCGGCACCGAGCTCAGCGACCTGCGCGAGCGCCTGGCCGGCCGCACGAGCGTGCTCATCGGCCACAGCGGCGTCGGCAAGTCGACCCTGGTCAACGGTCTGGTGCCTGGCGCGGCCCGCTCGACGGGGCACGTCAACGCCGTCACCGGCCGCGGCCGGCACACCTCGACGTCGGCGATCATGCTGGAGCTGCCCGGCGGTGACGGGTGGATCGTCGACACCCCCGGCATCCGGTCGTTCGGCCTCGCCCACGTCGACGCCGAGCGGCTCATCGACTTCTTCCCGGACCTCGAGGTCCACACGGATGCCTGCTCCCGCGGTTGTGGGCACGGGTACGACGCCCCGGAGTGCGGCCTCGACGAGGCGCTGGCCGCGGGTGACACCACGCCAGGGCGGGTCGACTCGTTCCGGCGGCTGCTCGCGAGCCGCGAACGCGCCGAGGGGGACTGA
- the hisN gene encoding histidinol-phosphatase — MASGDRAPDYTDDLRLAHVLADDADSLTGHRFKALDLHVARKPDLTPVTDADRAVEEGIRRTLSRARPRDAVTGEEHGTTGSGSRRWIVDPIDGTKNFVRGVPVWATLIALAVDDEVVVGVVSAPQLNRRWWASKGGGAWTGRSLLRATACRVSDVDDLADASFSYSSLTGWEQAGQLQDFLALSRRCWRTRAYGDFWSYMLVAEGAVDIAAEPELETYDMAALDVIVREAGGTFTSLAGTPGPWGGNAVATNGRLHDQALSYLGAVPDGDDPDVVRPEQGVLHDLSARRRRSEDQ; from the coding sequence ATGGCCTCTGGTGACCGTGCTCCGGACTACACCGACGACCTGCGCCTCGCGCACGTCCTGGCCGACGACGCGGACTCCCTGACCGGTCACCGGTTCAAGGCACTCGACCTGCACGTCGCCCGCAAGCCCGACCTCACACCGGTCACCGACGCCGACCGCGCCGTCGAGGAGGGGATCCGCCGTACTCTCTCCCGCGCCCGGCCGCGGGACGCCGTCACCGGCGAGGAGCACGGCACGACCGGCAGCGGCTCGCGCCGCTGGATCGTGGACCCGATCGACGGGACCAAGAACTTCGTGCGGGGCGTGCCCGTCTGGGCGACGCTGATCGCGCTGGCCGTCGACGACGAGGTCGTCGTCGGTGTCGTCTCGGCTCCGCAGCTCAACCGGCGCTGGTGGGCGTCGAAGGGTGGGGGGGCGTGGACCGGCCGCTCGTTGCTGCGCGCCACGGCCTGCCGCGTCTCCGACGTCGACGACCTCGCCGACGCGTCGTTCTCCTACTCCTCCCTCACCGGGTGGGAGCAGGCCGGACAGCTGCAGGACTTCCTCGCGCTGAGCCGGCGCTGCTGGCGGACCCGGGCGTACGGCGACTTCTGGTCCTACATGCTCGTGGCCGAGGGTGCGGTCGACATCGCCGCGGAGCCCGAGCTGGAGACCTACGACATGGCGGCGCTCGACGTGATCGTGCGCGAGGCCGGGGGGACGTTCACCTCCCTGGCGGGCACGCCGGGGCCGTGGGGCGGCAACGCAGTGGCGACCAACGGCCGGTTGCACGACCAGGCGCTCTCCTACCTCGGCGCGGTGCCGGACGGAGACGACCCCGACGTCGTACGCCCCGAGCAGGGTGTGTTGCACGACCTCTCGGCACGTCGGCGCAGGTCCGAGGACCAGTAG